The genomic segment AAAATTGAACAGAAATTTTTATAAAATATATTTAACTATTAGATAATCATTTATAAATGATTATCTTAACACTAAATTATATTAAATTAAAGTGAGATTTAACTTATTCAATATCATCAAAATGGATAAATTTATCCATTCACCCAAGAATTTAAAATTTTTAACGGAAGAAATGTTAGAATACTTCCTGCAGCACCATCAACATTTTATCTTCATTTTTAACGAAAAAAACTACAAAATCCGGTTTGTCAACAACAAAACCTGTGAATATTACCACTTAACCAAAGATGTTATGTTGCAAATGGATATTAGAAAATTCTATATAATTTCTGAAACAGATTTGCAAAATATCATCAAAGAAGTAAAAATAACAGGCTATAGTAATAAAATAATTAAGCGTTTAAATTCAAACAATGGAATAATTGATTCAAGTGTCAGCTTTCAATACCATCCTTTTATCAATGACAAACATTTGATTATTTCCTACCTCTTAAAAGAGCCCACCGCTTCAGGTAACTTTATAAGTCATATGTTTCCTGTTTCAGGTAATGAATTATTTTATAACAAATTTCTGAATGGAATTAATGATCCGGTTTTTGTCAAAAACGAAAATCTTGAATTTGTTTTTGCCAATGAAGCTTATTTCAAATTGTGTGGTTTAACAAGTTCGGAATTATATGGCAAAACGGATAAAGATATCTATCTACCTCAGGAAGTTAAAAATTACAAAAAAAACGACCTGGAAGTCTTAAATTCAGGGAAACTCAACATAAAAGAAGAAAAATTTACCGATGTAAAAGGTAAATCCCATTGGATACTGACCAAAAAGACCCTTTTTTCAACTTCTGATCATAAAAAATATATAACCGGAATAATCACGGAATTAACAGCTTCCAAAAAAGTTGAAGAAGAACTGCGCATCAGTAAAAATCATTACCGCATGCTTTTTGACCATTCGTTCATTCCAATTCTGGAACTTGATTTTTCAAAAGTTAAGAAATATTTTGATTCAACAAATTTGACGAGTAGTAAACCTGATATTCAAAACTACTTTGACAATAATCCCAATGTGATTCTTTATTGCCTTTCCCTTATAAAAATAAAAGATTTCAATCAAAAGACCCTAAATGTTTTTGAAACCGACAGTAAGGAGGAAATCCGCACAAATTTTCCCAAACTTTTTGCTCCTTCTTCCTTACAAACAATCACAGAAATTATTTATGAAGTGTTAACAGGGAAAACAAGTATAGAAAAAGAAATTTCGCTGCTTACCTGTAAAGGGAAAAGCTTGATATGCAATCTAAGCCTGATCATTTCACCTGGTTATGAGGATAGTTTTTCGAGTGTTATGGTCTCTTTGGTCGATTCCACGCAAAGAAAAGAATTTGAGAAGTCGCTTAAAAAAAGTAAAGCAAATCTGAAATCTCTTTTTGACAGTTCCCTGCACAGCTATGCCTTGTGTAATCCTCAATATAAATTATTGACTTTCAATATTAAATCGGTTGAAACAGTTTCAACACTTTTCGATAAAAAAGTAAAAAAGGACTCATACATACTCGATTATATACCGGACTCCAGCAAGGAAAAATTTAAAACCAGTTTTCAAAAAGCTTTAAATGACGAAAAATTACATTATGAGACAAAATTAATTCTACCCACGGAAGAAGAATTGTGGTTTGAGGTAACCTATTCACCTGCTTACGATTATACAGGTTGTTTGCTGGGAGTAGCTTTCAGTGCATTAGACATAACCAAAAGGAAATGGGCCGAATTTGAACTGATCAAGACAAAAGAAAAGGCCGAAGAAGCAGACCGCCTGAAATCTGCCTTTCTGGCCAACATGTCGCATGAAATAAGAACTCCCATGAACGGAATTCTTGGCTTTACCCAATTGTTAAAGGAGAATGAACTACCGGAAGATATCCGCCAGCAGTACCTGGAAATCATCAACAAGCAGGGGCAACATCTTTTATCCCTCATAAACGATATTATTGACGTTTCAAAAATTGAAGCAGGTCAACTGAAAACAAACGAAGCGGATTTTTACCTCAACCGTTTGCTCGACAACCTTCATGAATTCTTTAAATCAGAAGCTTCTCAAAAAAACACTGTCAATCTGATACTGGAAAAAGATTTATCCGATTCAGCAAGCATTATTCATAGCGATGCAACAAGGTTGCAGCAAATTCTGACCAATCTCTTAGGAAATGCCCTGAAATTCACCAGTTTCGGGAACATATCCTTTGGATACAAACTGCTAACAAATAAGGACAACTCCGGGAAAAAGTATTTGAAGTTTTTTGTTAAAGATAGTGGAATAGGCATTTCTACAGAACAGCAAAAAATTATCTTCGACCGTTTCAGGCAGGGCGATGAATCCACCTGCCGACGTTTCGGGGGAGCAGGTTTGGGACTGGCCATTTCCAAAGGTTTGGTAAATCTTCTGGGAGGGGAAATTTATGTGTCCTCTGTGCCGGGGAAAGGTTCAACCTTTTATTTTACCATACCCTACAAAAACAATTCAAGAATAAATAGCAAAAAGCCTGAAATCCATTCAAAACATTTGTTCGAATGGAGCAGTAAATCAATTTTACTGGTTGAAGATGATGAGCCCAGTATTGAATATATTACTGAATTATTAAAAAATACAAATGCCAAATTATACAAGGCTTCAAATGGGAAGGAAGCCATCAATGCCTTTAAATCATTTCCTGCAATAGACGTGGTGCTGATGGATATCCAGCTAACGGGGATGAATGGTTATGATGTTACCCGGGCAATAAAAAATATCCGCAAAAACATTCCGGTCATTGCCCAAACTGCAAATGTAATGGAAGAAGACCGCGAGAAGTGCATAGAATCAGGCTGTGATGACTTTATTGCAAAGCCCATCGACCCGGAAAAACTATTTGAAGCCATAGATCATCAACTGAATAAGAATTAAAAATTCTTATATCCTGTTTCAATACTATTCTAAATGAAAAGGATAAAACTTCATAATTCCTATCTTTGCCCGCGATACAACGGGTATTTTAATCAATTCAAACAATATGAGGGTGGTCATTCAAAGAGTTTCAGAAGCTTCAGTTACCATTAACAAAAAGATAAAATCGGCAATACATCAAGGATTACTGGTATTTGCAGGTTTTGAAGATCAGGACAATCAGGAGGATTTAGAATGGATTAGCGGTAAAATTGTCAGATTGCGTATTTTCAATGATGAAAACGGGGTGATGAATTGCTCTGTCAAAGATGTTCAGGGAGATATTCTTTTAATCAGCCAATTTACCCTTCACGCAAGTACAAAAAAAGGAAACCGCCCTTCATACAGTAAAGCTTCCAAAGGGGATATTGCCATACCGCTTTATGAAGGATTTATCAGACAACTCTCTTCCGATTTAGGAAAAGAAATAGGAACCGGGGAATTCGGCGCCGACATGAAAGTATCCCTGAACAACGATGGCCCAGTGACAATCTATATGGATTCAAAAAACAAAGAATAAGGATCAATCAGGGAACCGGGTCATAGCCATGCCCTCCCCAGGGATTGCACCTCAACAGCCTTCGGAGGGTAAGATAGCTCCCTTTCAGGGCTCCGTGCTTTTTAATGGCTTCAATCCCATAATTCGAACACGAAGGGGTAAATCGACAGGTAGGCCGGATCATAGGAGATATGGCGTACTTATAAAAGTAAATCAGCAGCAAAGGCAAATAACCTGCTATCTTATTTATAAAATGGAAAATATTTTTTATTCTGAAGCTAAACATCCTGCTTAGATTTTTCATCAATTTTCTTTATCTGCTCTGTAATTGTTTGCAGGCATAAGGCCACCTTTTTTTCTATTTCCCTATAGGGGATAATCTCTTTTGAGATATAAATGAACATCAAACTGAGAGATTCTTTTTCTTCGCCTAAAATCAATTTTATGGCCGGTTTATTTAAGCGGAATGATTCCTTTATGCGTCTTTTGATCAAATTGCGCCTGACTGCCCTTTTAAAGAATTTTTTAGGCACAGAGACACCGGCTTTAATATTACCGCTGTTATCTTTTTCAACTTTCCAGACTACTTTCAGGGGATAATTCATGACAATAAAACCGTCTTTAAAAAGACTATCTATCGACTTTTTCCCTCTAATTCTTTCTTCTTTGGTGAAAGTGAACATAAAAACTTAATAAATAAGCATAAAAATAAGTTCAACAGTTATACCCGGACAGAAATTACTTTCCTTTGCAGGAAAAACTTTAAGGATCTAAAACTTTTGGAGAAACAAAAATAAAGAAAAAGGGGAAAAAATTCCCCTCATCTTTTATATAAAGTTCATGGAATGATTAAGAATTCCAATCTTAACCCTTCTATTTTTTACAATTCTTATTGTATTCCTTAATGAACTGTTCCAATGCCATGGTCATGGAAGGAGCTTCAGGCATAGGGGCCTGAATATCCAGTCTTAATCCTGCTGCTTTTACAGCTTTTGCTGTTGACTCACCAAATGAAGCAATTTTAGTATCATTTTGGATGAATTTCGGGAAACGTTTCAGCAAGGCTTCCACGTTTGATGGACTGTAAAAGACCAGAATATCGTAATTCAATTCTGACAATTCTGAAAGATCATTGCAAACATTCCTGTATAATACGGCTTTTGCATATTTAACTTTCTCCTTCTCCAGGATTTTTGGAATATCCAGCTTAGAATTGTTCGACATAGGCAGGAAAAACGATTCTTCGCGGTGCTTTAAAATAATTTCCGCCAAATCATCATTATTCCCGTTTGCATAAAAAATCTTACGCTTGCGGTATACGATATATTTTTGCAAATAAAAAGCCACCGATTCGGACAGGCAAAAATATTTCATCGTATCAGGGACAGTAATACGCATCTCTTCACAAATCCGGAAAAAATGATTAATTGCAGTTTTCCCTGTGAAAATTACTGCAGAATATTGTAAAATATCAATACGACTTTGCCGGAACTCCTTCGATGTAACCCCTTCAATACGACTAAACGGTTTAAAATCAATCTTCAAATTGTTTTTATGGGCTAGTTCGAAATAAGGCGATTTTTCATTTTCCGGTTTGGGTTGCGAAACCAATATTTTTTTTATTTTCAATGCAGTATAATTTATATTAATAAAAAATGAAAAACTTTCTACATCACAGTACCATCAATGATTTTATAACTTTATAAAATATCAAAAGTGGTACAATTTCTAGGGTGCAAAGATAGAAAATCAGGTACAAAATTGAAAACTCTTTTTTCAAAATAATTTTTATTCCCCGAACTGTTCTTAAAATGTAGAAAATACCGCAAAGACAAAAACCGGTTATGATCAGATAATTCGAATATTGAGGATTTGTAAAAACAATGCAGGCATTTAAGGGCAATAAGCAAAGCCCTAAATTCTTGTTGAACATGTAAGTGTTGTGCACATATTCTTTGTATGCTTTCTCACTTTGAAAAACCGCA from the Bacteroidota bacterium genome contains:
- the rnpA gene encoding ribonuclease P protein component, translated to MFTFTKEERIRGKKSIDSLFKDGFIVMNYPLKVVWKVEKDNSGNIKAGVSVPKKFFKRAVRRNLIKRRIKESFRLNKPAIKLILGEEKESLSLMFIYISKEIIPYREIEKKVALCLQTITEQIKKIDEKSKQDV
- the yidD gene encoding membrane protein insertion efficiency factor YidD — protein: MNKIAGYLPLLLIYFYKYAISPMIRPTCRFTPSCSNYGIEAIKKHGALKGSYLTLRRLLRCNPWGGHGYDPVP
- a CDS encoding uroporphyrinogen-III synthase encodes the protein MKIKKILVSQPKPENEKSPYFELAHKNNLKIDFKPFSRIEGVTSKEFRQSRIDILQYSAVIFTGKTAINHFFRICEEMRITVPDTMKYFCLSESVAFYLQKYIVYRKRKIFYANGNNDDLAEIILKHREESFFLPMSNNSKLDIPKILEKEKVKYAKAVLYRNVCNDLSELSELNYDILVFYSPSNVEALLKRFPKFIQNDTKIASFGESTAKAVKAAGLRLDIQAPMPEAPSMTMALEQFIKEYNKNCKK
- the dtd gene encoding D-aminoacyl-tRNA deacylase → MRVVIQRVSEASVTINKKIKSAIHQGLLVFAGFEDQDNQEDLEWISGKIVRLRIFNDENGVMNCSVKDVQGDILLISQFTLHASTKKGNRPSYSKASKGDIAIPLYEGFIRQLSSDLGKEIGTGEFGADMKVSLNNDGPVTIYMDSKNKE
- a CDS encoding ATP-binding protein, translated to MLEYFLQHHQHFIFIFNEKNYKIRFVNNKTCEYYHLTKDVMLQMDIRKFYIISETDLQNIIKEVKITGYSNKIIKRLNSNNGIIDSSVSFQYHPFINDKHLIISYLLKEPTASGNFISHMFPVSGNELFYNKFLNGINDPVFVKNENLEFVFANEAYFKLCGLTSSELYGKTDKDIYLPQEVKNYKKNDLEVLNSGKLNIKEEKFTDVKGKSHWILTKKTLFSTSDHKKYITGIITELTASKKVEEELRISKNHYRMLFDHSFIPILELDFSKVKKYFDSTNLTSSKPDIQNYFDNNPNVILYCLSLIKIKDFNQKTLNVFETDSKEEIRTNFPKLFAPSSLQTITEIIYEVLTGKTSIEKEISLLTCKGKSLICNLSLIISPGYEDSFSSVMVSLVDSTQRKEFEKSLKKSKANLKSLFDSSLHSYALCNPQYKLLTFNIKSVETVSTLFDKKVKKDSYILDYIPDSSKEKFKTSFQKALNDEKLHYETKLILPTEEELWFEVTYSPAYDYTGCLLGVAFSALDITKRKWAEFELIKTKEKAEEADRLKSAFLANMSHEIRTPMNGILGFTQLLKENELPEDIRQQYLEIINKQGQHLLSLINDIIDVSKIEAGQLKTNEADFYLNRLLDNLHEFFKSEASQKNTVNLILEKDLSDSASIIHSDATRLQQILTNLLGNALKFTSFGNISFGYKLLTNKDNSGKKYLKFFVKDSGIGISTEQQKIIFDRFRQGDESTCRRFGGAGLGLAISKGLVNLLGGEIYVSSVPGKGSTFYFTIPYKNNSRINSKKPEIHSKHLFEWSSKSILLVEDDEPSIEYITELLKNTNAKLYKASNGKEAINAFKSFPAIDVVLMDIQLTGMNGYDVTRAIKNIRKNIPVIAQTANVMEEDREKCIESGCDDFIAKPIDPEKLFEAIDHQLNKN